A stretch of Pseudophryne corroboree isolate aPseCor3 chromosome 9, aPseCor3.hap2, whole genome shotgun sequence DNA encodes these proteins:
- the LOC134958877 gene encoding cGMP-specific 3',5'-cyclic phosphodiesterase alpha, producing MTCRTSSPPHTRTQYRHFIYRYICHYTCCYYPYTYCYTYHYTYSFIYRYTYSFIYRYTYCFIHRYTYSFIYRYTYSFIYHYTYSFIYRYTYCFIYRYIYSFIYRYTCRYYCYTYHYTYIFIYRYTYRFIYRYNYSFIYRYTCRYYQYTYCYTYHYTYSFIYRYTCRYYQYTYHYTYIFIYRYTYRFIYRYNYSFIYHYTYSFIYRYTYSFIYHYTYSFIYRYTYSFIYRYIYSFIYRYTYRYIYSFIYLYTYSFIYRYTYSFIYRYTYCFIYRYTYSFIYRYTYSFIYHYTYSFIYRYIYSFIYHYTYSFIYRYTYSFIHRYTYSFIYRYTYSFIYRYTYSFIYHYTYSFIYRYIYSFIYRYTCRYYCYTYHYTYIFIYRFIYRYNYSFIYRYTCRYYQYTYCYTYHYTYSFIYRYTYNFIYRYTYHYTYR from the exons ATGACCTGTAGGACATCCAGCCCTCCTCACACCAGGACTCAGTACCGCCA CTTCATCTACCGCTACATCTGCCACTACACCTGCTGCTACTACCCATACACATACTGCTACACCTACCACTACACCTACAGCTTCATCTACCGCTACACCTACAGCTTCATCTACCGCTACACCTACTGCTTCATCCACCGCTACACCTACAGCTTCATCTACCGATACACCTACAGCTTCATCTACCACTACACCTACAGCTTCATCTACCGCTACACCTACTGCTTCATCTACCGCTACATCTACAGCTTCATCTACCGCTACACCTGCCGCTACTACTGCTACACCTACCACTACACCTACATCTTCATCTACCGCTACACCTACCGCTTCATCTACCGATACAACTACAGCTTCATCTACCGCTACACCTGTCGCTACTACCAATACACCTACTGCTACACCTACCACTACACCTACAGCTTCATCTACCGCTACACCTGCCGCTACTACCAATACACCTACCACTACACCTACATCTTCATCTACCGCTACACCTACCGCTTCATCTACCGATACAACTACAGCTTCATCTACCACTACACCTACAGCTTCATCTACCGATACACCTACAGCTTCATCTACCACTACACCTACAGCTTCATCTACCGCTACACCTACAGCTTCATCTACCGCTACATCTACAGCTTCATCTACCGCTACACCTACCGCTACATCTACAGCTTCATCTACCTCTACACCTACAGCTTCATCTACCGCTACACCTACAGCTTCATCTACCGCTACACCTACTGCTTTATCTACCGCTACACCTACAGCTTCATCTACCGATACACCTACAGCTTCATCTACCACTACACCTACAGCTTCATCTACCGCTACATCTACAGCTTCATCTACCACTACACCTACAGCTTCATCTACCGCTACACCTACAGCTTCATCCACCGCTACACCTACAGCTTTATCTACCGCTACACCTACAGCTTCATCTACCGATACACCTACAGCTTCATCTACCACTACACCTACAGCTTCATCTACCGCTACATCTACAGCTTCATCTACCGCTACACCTGCCGCTACTACTGCTACACCTACCACTACACCTACATCTTCATCTACCGCTTCATCTACCGATACAACTACAGCTTCATCTACCGCTACACCTGCCGCTACTACCAATACACCTACTGCTACACCTACCACTACACCTACAGCTTCATCTACCGCTACACCTACAACTTCATCTACCGCTACACCTACCACTACACCTATCGCTAG